The proteins below are encoded in one region of Thermococcus peptonophilus:
- a CDS encoding MFS transporter, with protein MRWSEIPKEAKAYMIYHTLIAPGLIVWILFPLYLMKTGYSILEVGAFFTVVNIASIPLTYFFGRLFNRWDIKKGLIAIDILDGIAYVMYGLAKGAIAPLMLFGGKLIDKLSTLLYPLYQAYEQIIYPEDKYEEIFAWHLRLPEIATLVSFPIMGYLLGYVYNKPEHYRLTFLFFGLFSVVTVTYLWLFLPSVGKEERISSEGFTFKAGEFKRLLAFETLLTLAWGLAPEFILINYVVFVLHKTVFELTLITVASSLMRIAGTYASERVPKGRGFHAIAIGMFLNAVYALIMALAPPFWLVLVVYAIGDFGNALWFPFYRSWLFKLIPKEKTTEFHAALSSYRKVLGLITPIMAGFLASVHPTLPYGASLAGFIAAGLFLLWIAKKS; from the coding sequence ATGCGCTGGAGCGAAATTCCCAAGGAAGCCAAGGCCTACATGATCTACCACACTCTCATAGCTCCGGGACTGATAGTCTGGATTCTCTTCCCGCTCTACCTGATGAAAACAGGCTACTCAATATTGGAAGTCGGGGCGTTCTTCACGGTAGTCAACATCGCCTCGATCCCGCTCACCTACTTCTTCGGCAGGCTCTTCAACCGCTGGGACATCAAAAAGGGCCTCATAGCGATAGACATCCTCGATGGAATAGCCTACGTCATGTACGGCCTCGCCAAGGGAGCCATAGCACCGCTGATGCTCTTCGGAGGTAAGCTGATTGACAAGCTCTCCACGCTCCTATACCCCCTCTACCAGGCCTACGAGCAGATAATCTACCCGGAGGACAAGTACGAGGAGATATTCGCCTGGCATCTAAGGTTGCCCGAGATAGCTACATTAGTGAGCTTTCCGATAATGGGCTACCTGCTCGGGTACGTGTACAATAAGCCAGAGCACTACCGCTTAACCTTCCTCTTCTTCGGCCTCTTCTCGGTCGTGACAGTTACTTATCTCTGGCTCTTTCTGCCTTCGGTAGGAAAGGAGGAGAGGATAAGCTCGGAGGGATTCACCTTCAAGGCCGGAGAATTCAAGCGTCTCCTCGCCTTTGAGACCCTCCTAACCCTCGCCTGGGGACTCGCTCCCGAGTTCATACTCATAAACTACGTAGTCTTCGTCCTCCATAAGACGGTCTTCGAGCTGACGCTCATAACCGTTGCCAGCAGTCTGATGAGGATAGCCGGAACTTATGCCAGTGAGAGGGTTCCGAAGGGGAGGGGCTTCCACGCGATAGCCATAGGAATGTTCCTAAACGCAGTTTACGCCCTTATAATGGCCCTCGCTCCACCTTTCTGGCTCGTCCTGGTTGTTTACGCCATCGGAGACTTCGGCAACGCGCTGTGGTTCCCGTTCTACCGCTCGTGGCTCTTCAAGCTCATTCCAAAGGAGAAGACAACCGAGTTTCACGCCGCCCTTTCGAGCTACCGAAAGGTTCTTGGACTCATAACTCCGATCATGGCAGGATTTCTTGCGAGCGTCCATCCAACGCTGCCCTACGGTGCGAGCCTTGCTGGATTCATAGCGGCTGGATTGTTCCTCCTGTGGATCGCAAAGAAGAGCTGA
- a CDS encoding nucleotidyltransferase domain-containing protein, which produces MSSKGRVLEAMIERGRKRYLMIKNYKRYLPAIKRACKEVFGECELYVFGSVLTGKFTAGSDVDLLIKVREAPKSLRERAGLEARIEELAGLPDYHPFEFHIVDEEGFERYVKLLKAELKKVE; this is translated from the coding sequence ATGAGTTCGAAAGGAAGAGTCCTTGAGGCAATGATCGAGCGAGGGAGGAAGAGGTACCTAATGATAAAGAACTACAAGCGCTACCTTCCCGCGATAAAGAGGGCTTGCAAGGAAGTCTTTGGTGAGTGCGAGCTCTACGTATTTGGAAGCGTCCTGACTGGGAAGTTCACCGCCGGAAGCGACGTTGACCTGCTGATAAAGGTGAGGGAAGCTCCAAAAAGTCTCCGTGAGAGGGCCGGACTTGAGGCCAGGATAGAGGAGCTTGCTGGATTACCCGATTATCATCCCTTTGAGTTCCACATCGTTGATGAAGAGGGCTTCGAGAGATATGTGAAACTGCTGAAAGCAGAGCTGAAAAAAGTGGAATGA
- a CDS encoding HEPN domain-containing protein → MHYEEVEVLLQRSEDYMELAESAFGEEKYDAAIFLAEQALQFYLKALLIKYANVRLRTHSVRELLAALGKALEAEEKVVDFIRSHRSLLRELEDAYIGTRYEPRRYYREDAEELMEFVREVMDFLEVLTDEFERKSP, encoded by the coding sequence ATGCACTACGAGGAAGTTGAGGTTCTCCTTCAGAGGTCGGAGGACTACATGGAGCTTGCTGAGTCCGCTTTTGGTGAGGAGAAGTACGACGCCGCGATTTTTCTGGCGGAGCAGGCGCTTCAGTTTTACCTCAAAGCCCTTCTAATTAAATATGCTAACGTGAGGCTCAGAACCCACTCGGTGAGGGAGCTTCTGGCGGCCCTTGGGAAAGCCCTTGAAGCTGAAGAAAAGGTTGTAGACTTCATAAGGTCGCACCGGAGCCTCCTCAGGGAGCTTGAGGATGCATACATAGGGACGAGGTACGAGCCGAGGCGCTACTACCGCGAGGACGCGGAGGAGCTTATGGAGTTCGTGAGGGAAGTTATGGACTTCTTGGAGGTTCTGACGGATGAGTTCGAAAGGAAGAGTCCTTGA
- a CDS encoding nucleotidyltransferase family protein: MIKKAVIPIGGEATRLRPLTIETSKGLVRLLNKPILEHSILSLAKDGIEEVYLGVRGYVNYTTLFDYFREGYWLQKKYGLEKEVRIRYMPRYESTTNGDAVWYTMNYYGIKEPVVVIQGDNIYQLNIQDMYKWHRKKNAFMTIALQPVEDVTGFGVAKIDDDYRIEYFVEKPKPEQAPSNLANTGIYILSENFWEFLNEGWAKEMKETRRLDFGGDIIPALIEHGYEVYGYPMEGYWFDVGTPERYLNAAMYLLNHLSPEDMEAVEITHDVYMQGKSEMSEDLRRNFREMIKTGKLLVEGKVLLGRHISIGKGTALEDAVIDNYTIVGRNCEILHSVVMDRVKLGDNVRIVNSIIGRHVEIGNNVRIVNSVIGDNAVIGDNVRMYNVKIWPHEFVERGATLEHYTVRTGVPRR; the protein is encoded by the coding sequence ATGATTAAGAAAGCCGTCATCCCCATCGGCGGAGAGGCCACACGGCTCCGCCCGCTCACGATAGAGACTTCTAAGGGACTTGTCAGGCTTTTAAACAAGCCTATTCTGGAGCACTCCATTCTCAGCCTTGCAAAGGACGGAATTGAGGAGGTCTACCTTGGGGTTAGGGGCTACGTGAACTACACGACACTCTTTGACTACTTCCGCGAGGGCTACTGGTTGCAGAAGAAGTACGGGCTTGAGAAGGAAGTTAGAATTCGATACATGCCCCGCTACGAGAGCACGACCAACGGCGACGCCGTCTGGTACACGATGAACTACTACGGGATAAAAGAGCCAGTCGTTGTCATCCAGGGCGATAACATCTACCAGCTCAACATCCAGGATATGTACAAATGGCACAGGAAGAAAAACGCGTTCATGACGATTGCCCTCCAGCCGGTTGAAGACGTCACTGGCTTTGGTGTGGCGAAAATAGATGACGATTACCGCATTGAGTACTTCGTTGAGAAGCCTAAGCCCGAGCAGGCACCCAGCAACTTGGCGAACACGGGAATCTACATCCTCTCCGAGAACTTCTGGGAGTTCCTCAACGAGGGATGGGCGAAGGAGATGAAGGAAACTCGGAGGCTGGACTTTGGCGGCGACATAATCCCGGCCCTCATAGAGCACGGCTATGAGGTCTACGGCTACCCAATGGAGGGCTACTGGTTCGACGTAGGTACTCCAGAGAGGTACCTCAACGCAGCTATGTACTTGCTCAACCACCTCTCACCCGAGGACATGGAAGCCGTTGAGATAACCCATGACGTTTACATGCAGGGCAAATCGGAGATGTCCGAAGATCTCCGGAGGAATTTCAGGGAGATGATTAAGACCGGGAAGCTCCTAGTGGAGGGGAAGGTACTCCTTGGAAGGCACATCAGTATCGGAAAGGGGACCGCGCTGGAGGATGCAGTCATAGACAACTACACGATCGTTGGGAGGAACTGCGAGATCCTTCACTCCGTTGTCATGGACAGGGTGAAGCTCGGAGACAACGTTAGAATAGTAAACTCCATAATCGGCCGCCACGTCGAGATTGGGAACAACGTGAGGATCGTGAACTCCGTTATAGGTGACAACGCCGTTATAGGTGACAACGTGAGAATGTACAACGTCAAGATATGGCCGCACGAGTTCGTGGAGAGGGGGGCAACGCTTGAACACTACACGGTCAGGACGGGCGTTCCAAGGAGATGA
- the nadC gene encoding carboxylating nicotinate-nucleotide diphosphorylase translates to MVPLSYLLRFIEEDAPFGDVTSEAVIPEDLNARAIIIAKQKGVIAGVEEAKALFEHFGVKVEVKKRDGELVEKGDVILALEGNARAILLVERTALNVMGRMSGIATEVRKLVEKVKSVNPKIRVAGTRKTLLKPIDKRALLIGGGETHRFSLSDAILIKDNHLALVPLEEAIRRAKEFSVYKVIEVEVESLEDALKAARAGADVVMLDNMKPDEIAEVIDALRREGLRERVKIEVSGGITPENITEYAKLDVDVISLGYLTHSVKNFDVSLEIIGRL, encoded by the coding sequence ATGGTTCCGCTCAGCTATCTGCTCAGGTTCATCGAGGAGGACGCGCCATTTGGAGACGTAACAAGTGAGGCCGTGATTCCTGAAGACCTGAACGCGAGAGCAATCATCATAGCAAAGCAGAAGGGAGTTATAGCTGGCGTGGAAGAGGCTAAGGCTCTCTTTGAGCACTTTGGGGTCAAAGTAGAGGTTAAAAAACGGGACGGAGAGTTAGTTGAGAAAGGGGACGTTATTCTCGCGCTTGAGGGCAACGCGAGGGCGATCCTCCTGGTGGAGAGGACGGCTCTAAACGTTATGGGGAGGATGAGCGGGATTGCAACGGAAGTCAGGAAGCTTGTGGAGAAAGTTAAGAGTGTAAACCCTAAGATCAGGGTTGCGGGGACGAGAAAGACCCTCCTCAAACCCATAGACAAGCGTGCACTCCTCATTGGGGGTGGAGAGACACACCGCTTCTCTCTCAGCGACGCGATACTCATAAAGGACAACCACCTTGCCTTAGTTCCCCTTGAAGAGGCCATAAGGCGTGCCAAGGAGTTCTCCGTCTACAAGGTCATTGAAGTGGAAGTAGAAAGCCTTGAAGATGCTCTGAAAGCTGCCAGAGCAGGAGCAGATGTCGTTATGCTCGACAACATGAAGCCTGATGAAATAGCGGAGGTTATTGATGCTCTCAGGCGCGAAGGCCTAAGGGAGAGAGTCAAAATAGAAGTTTCCGGCGGGATAACTCCCGAGAACATAACTGAATACGCGAAGCTCGATGTTGACGTTATTAGCCTCGGCTATCTAACCCACTCGGTCAAAAACTTCGACGTGAGCCTTGAAATAATCGGCAGGCTCTGA
- the pdxS gene encoding pyridoxal 5'-phosphate synthase lyase subunit PdxS: MGKLDVIQAKGTERLKRGFAKMVKGGVIMDVTNAEQARIAEEAGAVSVMALHRVPADIRKAGGVARMAPIEKIQEIMDAVTIPVMAKVRIGHVAEAKILEALGVDMIDESEVLTPSDPYFHIDKREFTVPFVCGARNLGEAVRRIWEGAAMIRTKGEAGTGNIVEAVRHVRLVAEGIRQIQAMTDEQVYAVAEKFAEPYLRLSLNAKEIAGLPERVLDNEPVYGHYTYREIVDGLYKILLEIKKLGRLPVVNFAAGGVATPADAALMMQMGMDGVFVGSGIFKSSNPPKMARAIVEAVNHWDEPDVLVEISKEIGEPMRGQDIEELEVRLEERGV; the protein is encoded by the coding sequence ATGGGAAAGCTGGACGTTATTCAGGCTAAGGGCACCGAGAGGCTGAAGCGCGGTTTCGCCAAGATGGTGAAGGGCGGCGTCATAATGGACGTCACCAACGCCGAGCAGGCGAGAATAGCTGAAGAGGCTGGAGCCGTTTCCGTCATGGCCCTACACCGCGTCCCGGCCGACATCAGAAAAGCCGGCGGTGTCGCCAGGATGGCTCCAATCGAGAAGATACAGGAGATTATGGACGCGGTAACCATTCCAGTGATGGCGAAGGTCAGGATAGGCCACGTCGCCGAGGCTAAGATCCTGGAGGCACTCGGCGTGGACATGATAGACGAGAGCGAGGTTCTTACTCCCTCCGACCCGTACTTCCACATTGACAAGCGCGAGTTCACGGTTCCGTTCGTCTGCGGTGCGAGAAATCTTGGCGAGGCCGTTAGGAGGATATGGGAAGGCGCTGCCATGATCAGAACCAAGGGCGAGGCCGGAACCGGAAACATCGTTGAGGCAGTAAGGCACGTCCGCCTCGTGGCTGAAGGGATCAGGCAGATTCAGGCCATGACAGACGAGCAGGTCTACGCCGTTGCCGAAAAGTTCGCGGAACCCTACCTCAGGCTCTCCCTCAACGCCAAGGAGATTGCTGGACTTCCGGAGAGAGTCCTTGACAATGAGCCCGTCTACGGGCACTACACCTACCGTGAGATCGTAGATGGGCTCTACAAGATACTATTGGAGATCAAGAAGCTCGGAAGGCTCCCCGTTGTCAACTTCGCGGCTGGCGGTGTCGCAACGCCAGCAGACGCAGCACTCATGATGCAGATGGGCATGGATGGAGTATTCGTCGGCTCTGGAATCTTCAAGAGCTCCAACCCGCCGAAGATGGCTAGGGCTATCGTTGAGGCGGTCAACCACTGGGACGAGCCTGACGTTCTTGTTGAGATCAGCAAGGAGATAGGCGAGCCGATGCGCGGCCAGGACATCGAGGAGCTTGAGGTCAGGCTTGAAGAGAGGGGCGTCTGA
- the pdxT gene encoding pyridoxal 5'-phosphate synthase glutaminase subunit PdxT, producing the protein MVKVGVIGLQGDVEEHIWAAKKALENLGVSGEVIWLKKPEQLENISAIIIPGGESTTISRLMVKNGLFEQVKKLGEEGLPIIGTCAGLIMLSKEVIGATPEQKFLKLLDVKVNRNAYGRQVDSFEAPIKLAFSDEPFPGVFIRAPRIVELLSERVKPIAWLGDRVVGVEQDNIIGLEFHPELTDDTRVHEYFLRKVL; encoded by the coding sequence ATGGTCAAGGTAGGCGTCATCGGCCTTCAGGGCGACGTCGAAGAGCACATCTGGGCGGCAAAGAAGGCCCTTGAGAACCTCGGCGTTTCTGGAGAGGTTATCTGGCTAAAGAAGCCGGAGCAGCTTGAGAACATCTCGGCTATTATAATTCCAGGTGGCGAGAGCACTACAATCTCAAGGCTTATGGTGAAGAATGGCCTTTTCGAGCAGGTTAAGAAGCTCGGCGAGGAAGGGCTTCCCATCATAGGCACCTGTGCAGGGCTAATAATGCTCTCCAAGGAGGTCATCGGCGCTACCCCAGAGCAGAAGTTCCTCAAGCTCCTCGACGTGAAGGTCAACAGGAACGCCTACGGCAGGCAGGTTGACAGCTTCGAGGCACCGATAAAGCTCGCATTCAGCGACGAGCCGTTCCCGGGTGTCTTCATCCGCGCTCCCAGGATAGTAGAGCTCCTCAGCGAGAGGGTGAAACCGATAGCCTGGCTCGGGGACAGGGTGGTCGGAGTTGAGCAGGACAATATCATCGGCCTCGAGTTCCATCCAGAGCTGACCGACGATACGAGAGTTCACGAGTACTTCCTGAGGAAGGTACTTTGA
- the fdhF gene encoding formate dehydrogenase subunit alpha: protein MKRVVCPYCGFGCNLLIDPATLKVKPYKGEPNRGKLCPKGLHATEIVKSGERLKRPLKRVGSSMVPISWGVAIGEIANRLLEIRELYGPDAVAFLASSKVSNEENYLLQKIARLFGTNNIDNCARLCHEGSVHALKLAVGTGTQTNPYEDIPKFKSVLIWGYNPAETHPVVMDYIVRAKRNGAKIIAVDVRETRTMAFADYKLVIRPGTDIVLANALAHIIIEEELYNGDFIRSRTAGFSEVRMAVKKYTPEYAERVTGVPAEIIREVAGEFALAGSGAVMWGMGLTQHVSGVENILAVINLALLLGYIGERGGLYPMRGQNNVQGAAYMGALSEFLPGYVPLTDEKFRRRVARLWGVGDLPTERGLYLTELWEAIEKGDITALYIVGENPAVSEADFMMVRNALKKLDLLVVQDIFPTKTARYAHYLLPASAFCEKSGSYMNSERRIQWSEKACEPAYDSKPDWEILTMLGRALGLPGFNYTSVEEITSEYFRLFPELEEKSVEELKNSDGIFLPKKRLHTWEFATPDGKARFIAVEWIPPWEDPDEEYPFVLTTVRLIGHYNTGEMTLRSPSLVRLMGEPKALISREDAERLGIRNGDWMEVKTRRGKIRMRAEIGNVPGKLVVVPFHFKANRLTSPALNKAGTPEFKFAAARVKKIRNEKPTPNTPR, encoded by the coding sequence GTGAAGAGGGTTGTCTGTCCTTACTGCGGCTTTGGCTGCAACCTTCTCATTGATCCAGCTACACTAAAAGTAAAGCCATACAAAGGCGAGCCTAACAGGGGTAAACTCTGTCCTAAAGGCCTACACGCAACGGAGATTGTGAAGTCAGGAGAGAGACTCAAAAGACCCCTCAAGAGGGTTGGTTCTTCGATGGTTCCAATTTCTTGGGGAGTTGCCATCGGTGAGATAGCAAATAGACTTTTAGAGATAAGGGAGCTCTACGGCCCCGATGCAGTTGCCTTTCTGGCGTCTTCCAAAGTCTCCAACGAGGAGAACTACCTGCTCCAGAAGATAGCGCGCCTCTTCGGTACGAACAACATCGACAACTGTGCAAGGCTGTGCCACGAGGGTTCTGTCCACGCCCTAAAGCTGGCAGTTGGCACTGGTACTCAGACAAACCCCTACGAAGACATACCGAAGTTCAAATCCGTCCTGATCTGGGGATACAACCCTGCCGAGACTCATCCCGTCGTCATGGACTACATAGTACGAGCAAAGAGGAACGGTGCGAAGATAATAGCCGTTGACGTGAGGGAAACGAGGACAATGGCATTCGCGGATTACAAGCTCGTGATAAGGCCTGGGACGGACATCGTATTAGCCAACGCTCTGGCCCACATCATAATCGAGGAGGAGCTCTACAACGGGGACTTCATCCGGAGCAGGACAGCTGGCTTCTCAGAGGTGAGGATGGCTGTCAAAAAGTACACGCCCGAATACGCCGAGAGGGTAACCGGAGTTCCTGCCGAAATAATCAGGGAAGTTGCAGGGGAGTTCGCCCTCGCTGGAAGTGGGGCGGTTATGTGGGGGATGGGCCTGACGCAACATGTTTCTGGTGTAGAAAACATATTAGCGGTCATAAACCTTGCACTCCTCCTCGGATACATCGGCGAGAGGGGTGGCCTCTACCCGATGCGCGGCCAGAACAACGTACAGGGAGCCGCTTATATGGGCGCCCTGAGCGAGTTCTTACCCGGCTACGTTCCCCTCACCGACGAGAAGTTCAGGAGGAGAGTTGCAAGGCTCTGGGGCGTTGGCGACCTCCCGACGGAGAGGGGGTTATACCTTACCGAGCTGTGGGAAGCGATAGAAAAGGGGGACATAACAGCTCTCTACATCGTCGGAGAAAATCCTGCCGTAAGCGAGGCGGATTTCATGATGGTTAGAAACGCCCTAAAGAAGCTCGACCTCCTCGTCGTCCAGGACATCTTCCCCACGAAGACGGCTCGCTATGCCCACTACCTCCTGCCGGCTTCGGCATTTTGCGAGAAGAGCGGGAGCTACATGAACAGCGAACGGAGAATACAGTGGAGCGAAAAGGCCTGCGAACCTGCCTATGATTCAAAGCCCGACTGGGAGATACTGACGATGCTGGGAAGGGCTCTCGGTTTACCTGGCTTCAACTACACTTCCGTTGAAGAGATTACCTCCGAGTACTTCAGGCTCTTCCCTGAGCTTGAGGAAAAAAGCGTTGAGGAACTGAAGAACTCGGACGGAATCTTCCTGCCGAAGAAGAGGCTCCATACCTGGGAGTTCGCAACGCCTGATGGGAAGGCCCGCTTCATAGCAGTTGAGTGGATACCTCCCTGGGAGGACCCAGACGAGGAGTACCCCTTTGTCCTCACGACGGTTAGACTCATAGGTCACTACAACACAGGGGAGATGACACTGAGGAGTCCATCCCTCGTTAGACTGATGGGTGAGCCAAAAGCACTGATAAGTCGTGAAGATGCTGAGAGACTCGGGATACGGAATGGGGACTGGATGGAAGTAAAAACGAGGCGCGGGAAGATAAGGATGAGAGCAGAGATTGGAAATGTGCCCGGGAAACTCGTCGTTGTCCCATTTCACTTCAAGGCAAACAGGCTGACAAGTCCTGCTCTCAACAAGGCGGGAACGCCGGAGTTCAAGTTCGCAGCGGCGAGGGTTAAGAAGATCAGAAACGAAAAGCCCACTCCGAATACTCCCCGGTGA